One genomic segment of Pyruvatibacter mobilis includes these proteins:
- the fabF gene encoding beta-ketoacyl-ACP synthase II produces MRRAVVTGLGLVTPLGTGVDTTWQRLLEGQSGAGPITRFDADGYPCRIACEVKRGDGSDGTFNPDDWVDPKEQKRMDDFIIYSLAASAQALDDAGWHPETYEDQCRTGTIIGSGIGGLPGIEEGALTLHNKGLRRLSPFFIPGRLINLTSGYASIRWGLKGPNHSVVTACSTGAHAIGDAARMIAMGDADVMLAGGAEAAISPLGIGGFCACRALTTGFNDTPEKASRPYDKDRDGFLMGEGAGVVVVEEYEHAKARGAKIYAEVVGYGLSGDAYHITAPAEDGDGGYRAMRMAIERAGIQPEDIDYVNAHGTSTPLGDEIELRAVERLFGNEQPDVSMSSTKSAVGHLLGAAGAIESIFSMLAIRDNVVPPTINLDNPSVETAIDLVPNVKKEKEVNVALSNSFGFGGTNASLVFKAVEA; encoded by the coding sequence CTGAGACGCGCAGTGGTCACGGGTCTGGGTCTTGTGACCCCGCTTGGCACCGGTGTGGACACCACCTGGCAGCGCCTGCTGGAAGGCCAGTCCGGCGCCGGCCCCATCACCAGGTTCGATGCGGACGGCTATCCCTGCCGCATCGCCTGTGAAGTAAAGCGCGGCGACGGCTCCGACGGCACCTTCAACCCCGATGACTGGGTGGACCCCAAGGAACAGAAGCGCATGGATGACTTCATCATCTATTCGCTCGCAGCCTCAGCCCAGGCGCTCGACGATGCCGGCTGGCACCCCGAGACCTATGAAGACCAGTGCCGCACCGGCACCATCATCGGCTCCGGCATCGGCGGCCTGCCCGGCATCGAGGAAGGCGCGCTGACCCTCCACAATAAGGGCCTGCGCCGCCTGTCGCCCTTCTTCATTCCCGGCCGCCTCATCAACCTCACCTCGGGCTATGCGTCCATCCGCTGGGGTCTCAAGGGGCCGAACCATTCCGTCGTCACCGCGTGCTCGACCGGCGCTCACGCCATCGGTGACGCCGCCCGCATGATCGCCATGGGCGACGCGGACGTGATGCTCGCAGGCGGTGCCGAAGCGGCCATCTCGCCGCTGGGCATTGGCGGCTTCTGCGCCTGCCGCGCGCTCACCACCGGCTTCAACGACACCCCTGAAAAAGCCTCGCGCCCGTATGACAAGGACCGTGACGGCTTCCTCATGGGCGAGGGCGCCGGCGTTGTCGTGGTTGAGGAATACGAACACGCCAAGGCCCGCGGCGCGAAGATCTATGCCGAGGTTGTCGGCTATGGTCTGTCGGGTGACGCCTATCACATCACCGCCCCGGCGGAGGATGGCGACGGCGGCTACCGGGCCATGCGCATGGCCATCGAGCGCGCCGGCATCCAGCCGGAAGACATCGATTATGTGAACGCCCACGGCACCTCGACCCCGCTGGGCGACGAGATCGAGCTGCGGGCGGTCGAACGCCTGTTCGGCAATGAGCAGCCGGACGTCTCCATGTCCTCCACCAAATCCGCGGTGGGCCACCTGCTCGGCGCCGCCGGTGCCATCGAGAGCATCTTCTCCATGCTGGCGATCCGCGACAACGTGGTGCCGCCGACCATCAATCTCGACAACCCGTCGGTGGAGACCGCGATCGACCTCGTGCCCAACGTCAAGAAGGAGAAGGAGGTCAACGTGGCGCTCTCCAATTCCTTCGGCTTCGGCGGCACCAATGCTTCACTGGTCTTTAAGGCGGTCGAG
- a CDS encoding acyl carrier protein yields the protein MSDIAESVKKIVVEHLGVEPEKVTENASFIDDLGADSLDTVELVMAFEEEFEVEIPDDAAETILTVGDAIKFIKENASS from the coding sequence ATGAGTGACATCGCAGAGAGCGTGAAGAAGATCGTCGTCGAGCACCTTGGCGTCGAACCTGAAAAGGTCACGGAAAATGCCAGCTTCATCGATGATCTGGGCGCAGACAGCCTGGACACCGTCGAGCTGGTCATGGCCTTCGAGGAAGAATTCGAAGTCGAGATCCCCGATGATGCCGCCGAGACCATCCTGACGGTCGGCGATGCCATCAAGTTCATCAAGGAAAACGCCAGCAGCTAA
- the fabG gene encoding 3-oxoacyl-[acyl-carrier-protein] reductase: protein MFDLTGKTALVTGATGGIGGAIAKALHAQGATVALSGTRENVLADVAGELGERTHVLPCNLSDLDAVDALPKQAEEAMGQLDILVNNAGITRDNIFMRMKDDEWDQVLAVNLTAAFRLSRGVMRGMMKRRWGRIIGITSVVGVMGNPGQANYAAAKAGMIGMTKSIAQEVASRNITVNCVAPGFIKTAMTDVLDDGQKETISTRIPAGRLGTSEEIAAAALYLASEEAAYVTGQTLHVNGGMAMI, encoded by the coding sequence ATGTTTGACCTCACCGGCAAGACCGCGCTTGTCACCGGCGCCACCGGCGGCATCGGCGGCGCCATCGCCAAGGCCCTTCATGCGCAGGGCGCAACCGTCGCCCTGTCCGGCACCCGTGAAAACGTGCTGGCCGACGTGGCTGGCGAGCTGGGCGAACGCACCCATGTGCTGCCCTGTAATCTCAGCGATCTCGACGCGGTGGACGCCCTGCCCAAGCAGGCCGAGGAGGCCATGGGCCAGCTCGACATTCTCGTCAACAATGCCGGCATCACCCGCGACAACATCTTTATGCGGATGAAAGACGACGAGTGGGACCAGGTCCTTGCCGTCAACCTCACCGCTGCCTTCCGCCTGTCGCGCGGCGTCATGCGCGGCATGATGAAGCGCCGCTGGGGCCGCATCATCGGCATCACCTCGGTGGTCGGTGTCATGGGCAATCCCGGCCAGGCCAACTACGCCGCCGCCAAGGCCGGCATGATCGGCATGACCAAGTCGATCGCCCAGGAAGTCGCCAGCCGCAACATCACCGTCAATTGCGTGGCCCCCGGCTTCATCAAGACCGCGATGACCGATGTGCTGGATGATGGCCAGAAAGAGACCATTTCAACGCGCATCCCGGCGGGCCGTCTCGGCACGTCTGAGGAGATCGCAGCCGCAGCGCTCTACCTCGCCAGCGAGGAAGCAGCCTACGTCACTGGCCAAACCCTGCATGTGAACGGCGGCATGGCCATGATTTGA
- the fabD gene encoding ACP S-malonyltransferase, translated as MSDTPIRAFTFPGQGAQSVGMGKDLADAFPQAKAVFDEVDQALGLKLTDIMWNGPEEDLTLTMNTQPALMAVSMAVVRVLEAEAGLDLAKHAKFVAGHSLGEYAALCAAGAFDIATAARLLRLRGEAMQRAVPVGAGAMAATLGLENDKVNDAAEQAASETGEPVGVANDNANGQVVISGSKAGVDRACEIAKEMGAKRAMPLAVSAPFHSALMQPAADEMAGALKDTAINAPVVPVVANVRAEAVTDPDIIRTLLVEQVTGRVRWRESVIYMRDQGVEELVECGSGKVLTGLTKWIDKSIKGQTINSAEAVRGLIDTGL; from the coding sequence GTGAGCGATACCCCGATCCGTGCTTTCACATTCCCCGGCCAGGGCGCCCAGAGCGTCGGCATGGGCAAGGACCTCGCCGATGCCTTCCCGCAGGCCAAGGCCGTCTTCGATGAAGTGGATCAGGCGCTTGGTCTCAAGCTCACCGACATTATGTGGAACGGTCCGGAAGAAGACCTGACCCTCACCATGAACACCCAGCCCGCGCTGATGGCCGTCTCGATGGCGGTGGTGCGTGTGCTGGAAGCCGAAGCAGGCCTCGACCTCGCAAAGCACGCCAAATTCGTCGCCGGTCACTCACTCGGTGAATATGCCGCCCTCTGTGCCGCCGGCGCCTTCGACATCGCCACCGCCGCGCGCCTCCTGCGCCTGCGCGGCGAGGCCATGCAGCGCGCCGTGCCGGTGGGGGCGGGCGCCATGGCCGCCACCCTCGGCCTTGAAAACGACAAGGTGAATGACGCCGCCGAACAGGCAGCCTCTGAAACCGGCGAGCCCGTCGGCGTCGCCAACGACAATGCCAACGGCCAGGTGGTCATCTCCGGCTCCAAGGCGGGCGTCGACCGGGCCTGCGAGATCGCCAAGGAAATGGGCGCCAAGCGCGCCATGCCGCTGGCGGTCTCAGCGCCGTTCCATTCAGCCCTCATGCAGCCCGCCGCCGACGAGATGGCAGGTGCCTTGAAGGACACCGCCATCAACGCACCCGTCGTGCCCGTCGTCGCCAATGTGCGGGCCGAAGCCGTCACCGATCCCGACATCATCCGCACACTGCTCGTCGAGCAGGTGACCGGCCGCGTCCGCTGGCGTGAAAGCGTCATCTATATGCGCGATCAGGGGGTCGAGGAGTTGGTCGAATGCGGCTCCGGCAAGGTGCTCACCGGCCTCACCAAGTGGATCGACAAATCCATCAAGGGCCAGACCATCAATTCCGCCGAGGCCGTGCGCGGCCTGATCGACACCGGCCTCTAG